One Streptococcus sp. S1 DNA window includes the following coding sequences:
- the metE gene encoding 5-methyltetrahydropteroyltriglutamate--homocysteine S-methyltransferase has translation MSTTIIGFPRLGEFRELKFTTEKYFRKEISADELLAAAKDLRAKHWNIVKEQGISEIPSNDFSHYDNFLDAAFLFNVVPASVQNLDLTDLEQYFALARGYQGEKGDVRALPMKKWFNTNYHYIVPKFEKTTEVKLAGHKIFDEYQETKELGINTRPVVVGPFTFLQLSDFEDGVKAEDFVDSLVAAYQEVFAKLAELGATRIQLDEPALVKDLTAEEKALFLNLYNKLLADKKGLEVLIQTYFGDVRDVYNDLVNLPVDGIGLDFVEGKKTLELVKGGFPADKTLYAGIVNGKNIWRNNYEKSLEILDQVPAEKVVLTTSCSLLHVPFTTANEDFEPAILNHFAFAVEKLGELRDLDAIRNGQGAEALAANKELFATERVGANAELHARIAALTEADYTRLPAFTEREEIQKEAFKLPALPTTTIGSFPQTKEVRAKRLAFRKGELTQEEYDAFLAETIDEWIKWQEEVGFDVLVHGEFERNDMVEYFGQNLSGYLFSKNGWVQSYGMRGVKPPIIWGDVTRLNPITVKWSSYAQSRTDKPVKGMLTGPVTILNWSFPREDISIKDSTLQIALAIKDEVLDLEAAGVKIIQIDEAALREKLPLRRSDWYEDYLDWAIPAFRLVHSTVAPDTQIHTHMCYSEFTDIIPAIDNLDADVISFEASRSNLEILDELKAKNFQTEVGPGVYDIHSPRVPQDGEIDHTIEAILAKVPSGKVWINPDCGLKTRGIKETKESLIKLVNAAKEAREHL, from the coding sequence ATGTCAACTACAATTATCGGCTTCCCACGTTTGGGTGAATTCCGTGAATTAAAATTTACAACTGAAAAATACTTTAGAAAAGAAATCTCAGCAGACGAGCTCTTGGCAGCTGCTAAAGACTTGCGTGCTAAACACTGGAACATTGTTAAAGAACAAGGCATCTCAGAGATTCCTTCAAATGACTTCTCACACTACGACAATTTCCTTGATGCAGCCTTCCTTTTCAACGTTGTGCCTGCATCTGTTCAAAACTTGGATTTGACAGATCTTGAACAATACTTCGCTTTGGCGCGTGGTTACCAAGGTGAAAAAGGGGATGTGCGTGCCCTTCCAATGAAAAAATGGTTCAACACCAACTACCATTACATCGTTCCTAAATTTGAAAAAACAACAGAAGTGAAATTGGCTGGTCACAAGATTTTTGATGAGTACCAAGAAACCAAAGAATTGGGGATCAACACTCGTCCAGTAGTCGTTGGACCATTCACTTTCCTTCAATTATCTGACTTTGAAGATGGTGTGAAAGCTGAGGACTTCGTAGACAGCTTGGTTGCTGCTTACCAAGAAGTTTTTGCCAAATTGGCTGAGCTTGGTGCGACTCGTATTCAACTCGATGAGCCAGCTCTTGTTAAAGATTTGACAGCTGAAGAAAAAGCTCTCTTCTTGAACCTCTACAACAAACTCTTGGCTGACAAGAAAGGTCTTGAAGTCTTGATCCAAACTTACTTTGGTGATGTTCGTGATGTCTACAATGACCTTGTAAACTTGCCAGTAGATGGTATCGGTCTTGACTTTGTTGAAGGGAAGAAAACACTTGAATTGGTGAAAGGTGGCTTCCCAGCTGATAAGACCCTTTATGCTGGTATTGTGAATGGGAAAAACATCTGGCGCAATAACTATGAAAAGAGCTTGGAAATCTTGGATCAAGTTCCAGCTGAAAAGGTTGTCTTGACGACTTCTTGCTCCCTTCTTCATGTGCCATTTACAACGGCTAACGAAGATTTTGAACCAGCTATTTTGAACCACTTCGCCTTTGCGGTTGAAAAATTGGGTGAATTGCGTGACTTGGATGCTATCCGCAATGGTCAAGGGGCGGAAGCTCTTGCTGCCAACAAAGAACTCTTTGCAACAGAACGCGTTGGAGCAAATGCTGAACTTCATGCTCGCATCGCAGCTTTGACAGAAGCAGACTACACTCGTTTGCCAGCTTTCACAGAACGTGAAGAAATCCAAAAAGAAGCCTTCAAGCTTCCAGCACTTCCAACAACTACCATCGGTTCATTCCCTCAAACCAAGGAAGTTCGTGCTAAACGTTTGGCCTTCCGTAAGGGTGAATTGACACAAGAAGAATACGATGCCTTCCTTGCTGAAACGATTGACGAATGGATCAAATGGCAAGAAGAAGTTGGATTTGACGTGCTTGTACACGGTGAATTCGAGCGGAACGACATGGTTGAGTACTTCGGTCAAAACTTGTCAGGTTACCTCTTCTCTAAAAACGGTTGGGTACAATCATACGGTATGCGTGGGGTGAAACCACCAATCATCTGGGGTGATGTCACTCGTCTCAATCCAATCACTGTGAAATGGTCTAGCTACGCACAAAGCCGTACGGACAAACCTGTTAAAGGGATGTTGACTGGACCTGTTACCATCCTTAACTGGTCATTCCCACGTGAAGACATCTCTATCAAGGATTCTACTCTTCAAATCGCTCTTGCCATCAAGGATGAAGTTCTTGACCTTGAAGCTGCAGGTGTGAAAATCATCCAAATCGACGAAGCTGCTCTTCGTGAAAAATTGCCACTTCGTCGTAGCGACTGGTACGAAGATTACCTTGACTGGGCGATTCCAGCCTTCCGTTTGGTACACTCAACTGTAGCGCCAGATACCCAAATCCACACTCACATGTGTTACTCAGAATTTACAGATATCATCCCAGCGATCGATAACTTGGATGCGGACGTTATCTCATTTGAAGCTAGCCGTTCAAACCTTGAAATCTTGGATGAGTTGAAAGCCAAAAACTTCCAAACAGAAGTTGGACCTGGGGTTTACGATATCCACTCACCACGTGTCCCACAAGACGGTGAAATTGATCACACCATCGAAGCAATCTTGGCTAAAGTACCAAGTGGCAAAGTTTGGATCAACCCTGACTGTGGTTTGAAGACTCGTGGAATTAAAGAAACAAAAGAAAGCTTGATCAAACTCGTTAATGCTGCTAAAGAAGCGCGTGAACACTTGTAA
- a CDS encoding AAA family ATPase produces the protein MKKSLKLKLFGPPKVVFNQKTIRFSFSKMEALLYYLAVMGQVNRDEIAGILWGDKENQVARKNLRNTVYQANKIFEGDIIVSPSRSSLALNPDLSLSLDVKLFERDPLSALDLYRGDFLEGFYVKDDEDFDQWASRKRDAYRKLYVENCYQKIEQVGFADPSIELLLHHLVELDEFEEKNYQLLMEYYSFHHQLGKFFETYYKLVDLLDRELSVRPSRAIEELYHSVLEAKRTHKLSHRINIHELPFFGRKQELSQLEEYLSLVETGEAVGPFLVMGQSGTGKKRLLRQLVLMSNRSFNFIKVEGKATSQRYEGSAWNDLRQALEKLGDEMGISLLEEEDDLISVWNQLQSLSKEKPLLILLENAQWIDAVSLEKVKQLEERRNQEKWQLIFTAEEPLPASFVNFLGSLKVEKRLSQLELTNFAPSESRALLKGELGAIEPAVMEQMVEWSEGSPFFLSSYIEEWKENENLEPLPDIIQAYLSQELGDMSSEEEALLHYLSCFHKPISLSILAELTATELPVLIELIEPLSERAVVSIVEEGEALMVQFCKQLVAMYFYHLLSPARRRLFHQQIAQKLEETLEDSTDLLLYKETAYQYKQSQNLLRSLSFELTYLEEILQLEHELFPIYSKADEGLLSDGSNSHLDIFGELSRIRQELDNLFSRHQRDREYKYLQLRYLYLEGRYFIRSGEYQKGIHDIQKVISYARELKQSDFLLEGYRQIIYYCIQTENISEMAYYTDLALEDAIQANNHEVIAIQLRLKGLYHLMVGDEEQATRHLYRSIDCFSLTNSMQAKYAIQIAASLAYLAEIEQVRGHFQVAVTHLEEVLRLVGDQAVDSVRVVFDIDLGIAYYWKGDLIQARLCFDRAQKILSSVRFPWKEELLEFYQSLIACQQGDREKVAAYLARKERTMNPSANSRDKGMVHYLLAFLSDQKEKGEELDPALRTFLKEDKNYYKKVAEQHLNPYRDRQFLKKLKDL, from the coding sequence ATGAAGAAAAGTCTGAAGTTGAAGTTATTTGGACCCCCTAAGGTTGTTTTCAATCAGAAAACTATTCGGTTTTCTTTTTCGAAGATGGAGGCCTTACTTTATTATTTAGCGGTCATGGGCCAGGTCAACCGCGATGAAATCGCCGGTATTCTTTGGGGAGATAAGGAAAACCAAGTAGCTCGCAAAAACTTACGGAATACGGTTTATCAAGCCAATAAAATTTTTGAAGGAGATATCATTGTCTCTCCAAGTCGGAGCAGTTTGGCCCTTAATCCTGATTTGAGCCTTTCTTTGGATGTCAAACTCTTTGAAAGAGATCCACTAAGTGCCTTGGATCTTTATCGGGGAGACTTTTTAGAGGGCTTCTATGTCAAGGATGATGAAGACTTTGATCAGTGGGCTTCTCGCAAACGGGATGCTTATAGGAAGCTCTATGTCGAAAACTGCTATCAAAAAATTGAGCAGGTCGGTTTTGCAGATCCTAGTATAGAACTCTTGCTCCATCATTTGGTAGAGCTGGATGAATTTGAAGAGAAAAATTACCAGCTCTTGATGGAGTATTATAGCTTCCATCATCAGCTAGGAAAATTTTTCGAGACCTATTATAAGCTAGTCGATTTATTGGATCGCGAGCTCAGTGTGCGTCCCAGTCGAGCGATTGAGGAACTTTATCACTCTGTTTTGGAAGCCAAACGAACTCATAAACTGAGTCATCGCATAAATATCCATGAACTTCCCTTTTTTGGTCGGAAGCAAGAACTCTCGCAGCTCGAGGAATACCTCTCTTTAGTCGAGACGGGTGAAGCGGTAGGGCCTTTTCTCGTGATGGGGCAATCTGGAACAGGCAAGAAACGTCTCTTACGGCAGTTGGTCTTGATGTCCAATCGCAGTTTTAATTTTATCAAGGTGGAAGGAAAAGCTACCAGTCAGCGCTATGAAGGAAGCGCCTGGAATGATCTCAGACAAGCGCTAGAGAAACTGGGGGATGAGATGGGAATTTCCCTTCTGGAAGAGGAGGATGATCTCATTTCTGTATGGAATCAGCTTCAGAGCCTTAGCAAAGAAAAACCGCTCCTGATCCTGCTTGAAAACGCCCAGTGGATCGATGCAGTGTCTCTAGAAAAAGTGAAACAACTAGAGGAGAGAAGAAACCAGGAGAAATGGCAACTGATTTTTACAGCTGAAGAGCCTCTGCCAGCTTCCTTCGTCAACTTCTTGGGGAGCTTGAAGGTAGAGAAAAGGCTGTCTCAACTAGAGTTGACCAATTTTGCCCCAAGTGAAAGTCGTGCTCTCTTGAAAGGGGAACTGGGAGCAATAGAGCCTGCAGTGATGGAGCAGATGGTCGAATGGAGTGAAGGCAGTCCGTTCTTTCTGTCCAGCTATATCGAAGAGTGGAAAGAAAATGAAAATTTAGAACCCTTGCCTGATATCATTCAAGCCTATCTTTCTCAGGAGCTTGGGGATATGAGCAGTGAGGAAGAGGCTCTTCTACACTACTTATCTTGTTTTCATAAGCCAATTTCTCTGTCTATCTTGGCAGAATTGACGGCTACAGAGCTTCCTGTTTTGATAGAATTAATCGAGCCTTTATCTGAAAGAGCGGTCGTCTCAATCGTAGAAGAAGGAGAGGCTCTCATGGTTCAATTCTGCAAGCAATTGGTAGCTATGTACTTTTACCATCTTCTTTCGCCAGCTAGACGGCGGCTCTTCCACCAACAAATTGCGCAAAAATTGGAAGAAACTTTAGAAGATTCGACGGACCTTCTTCTTTATAAGGAAACTGCCTACCAATACAAGCAATCCCAAAATCTTTTGCGTTCCTTATCTTTTGAGTTGACCTATCTAGAAGAAATCCTTCAGCTGGAGCATGAGCTGTTTCCGATTTATTCCAAGGCAGATGAGGGGCTCCTATCAGATGGTTCAAATAGCCATTTGGACATTTTTGGAGAGCTATCCCGCATACGTCAAGAATTAGATAACCTCTTTTCAAGGCACCAAAGAGATAGAGAATACAAGTATTTACAACTGCGTTACTTGTACTTAGAAGGTCGCTATTTTATTCGAAGTGGGGAGTATCAAAAGGGGATTCATGATATCCAAAAAGTCATCTCCTATGCGCGGGAACTCAAGCAATCCGACTTCCTCTTAGAGGGTTATCGGCAAATCATTTATTATTGCATTCAAACGGAAAATATCTCTGAGATGGCCTATTATACAGATTTGGCTTTGGAAGATGCCATCCAAGCTAATAATCATGAGGTCATCGCGATCCAGTTGCGTTTGAAAGGCTTGTATCACCTGATGGTTGGGGATGAGGAGCAGGCGACCCGGCATCTGTATCGCTCCATTGATTGCTTTAGTTTGACCAATAGCATGCAGGCCAAGTATGCCATTCAAATTGCGGCTTCTTTGGCCTACCTCGCTGAAATCGAGCAAGTGAGAGGCCATTTCCAAGTAGCCGTCACCCACTTAGAAGAGGTTCTGCGTTTAGTGGGGGATCAAGCTGTTGATTCCGTCCGTGTCGTCTTTGATATTGATCTTGGGATCGCCTATTATTGGAAGGGAGATTTGATCCAAGCTCGCCTCTGTTTTGACAGAGCTCAGAAGATTTTGTCCAGTGTTCGCTTCCCTTGGAAGGAAGAATTGCTCGAATTTTACCAATCCTTAATTGCCTGTCAGCAAGGAGATCGAGAAAAGGTTGCGGCTTATCTGGCTCGAAAAGAAAGGACGATGAATCCATCTGCTAATTCACGGGATAAGGGGATGGTTCATTATCTATTGGCTTTCTTATCTGATCAAAAGGAGAAAGGAGAAGAGCTCGATCCTGCCCTGAGAACCTTCTTGAAAGAAGATAAGAATTACTACAAGAAGGTGGCAGAACAACACTTGAATCCTTACAGAGATCGTCAGTTTCTTAAGAAATTAAAAGACCTGTAG
- a CDS encoding alpha-glucosidase, whose protein sequence is MEQKWWHNAVIYQVYPKSFKDSNGDGIGDLKGITSKLDYLEKLGITAIWLSPVYKSPMDDNGYDISDYEDIASIFGTMEDMEELIAEGQKRKIKIIMDLVVNHTSDEHVWFIEARENPDSPKRDFYIWRDEPNGIISAFSGSAWEFDEASGQYYLHNFSKKQPDLNWENEELRHQIYDMMNFWIDKGIGGFRMDVIDMIGKIPDQEIISNGPMLHPYLKEMNQATFGDKDLLTVGETWGATPEIAKQYSNPKNQELSMVFQFEHIGLQYQPGQPKWHYAKELDVPKLKEIFTKWQTELGEEEGWNSLFWNNHDLPRIVSTWGDDGDYRVKSAKALAILLHLMKGTPYIYQGEEIGMTNYPFKSLEDVEDIESINYAHEALEKGVPLEVIMDQIRHIGRDNARTPMQWNDEAEAGFTTGRPWLAVNPNHKEINVEAALADPDSIFYTYQALIALRKEHPWLVTADYELVDAADKVFAYKRVEGEQAYLVVVNLSSQEQDLPLVNGVEEVLIANTKVEQVLESGKLAPWDAFCVKLA, encoded by the coding sequence ATGGAACAAAAATGGTGGCATAATGCCGTAATTTACCAAGTTTATCCAAAAAGTTTCAAGGATAGTAATGGCGATGGCATCGGGGATCTCAAGGGGATCACGAGCAAGCTAGACTATCTGGAAAAGCTAGGGATTACAGCGATCTGGCTCTCACCAGTCTACAAGAGTCCCATGGATGATAACGGCTATGACATCTCGGATTACGAGGATATTGCCTCCATCTTTGGTACCATGGAAGATATGGAAGAATTGATCGCAGAAGGTCAGAAACGCAAGATCAAAATCATCATGGACTTGGTGGTCAACCATACCTCTGATGAGCATGTTTGGTTTATCGAGGCGCGTGAAAACCCAGACAGTCCAAAGCGGGATTTCTATATCTGGCGCGATGAGCCCAATGGCATTATTTCTGCTTTTAGTGGCTCTGCTTGGGAATTTGATGAAGCTTCAGGTCAATACTACCTGCATAACTTTAGTAAGAAGCAACCAGACCTTAACTGGGAAAATGAGGAGCTCCGTCATCAGATCTATGACATGATGAATTTCTGGATTGACAAGGGAATTGGTGGCTTTCGTATGGATGTGATCGATATGATCGGTAAGATCCCAGATCAGGAAATCATCAGCAATGGTCCCATGCTCCATCCTTACTTGAAGGAAATGAATCAAGCGACCTTTGGTGATAAGGATCTGCTTACAGTGGGTGAAACTTGGGGGGCGACTCCAGAGATTGCCAAGCAGTACTCCAATCCAAAAAATCAAGAATTGTCCATGGTTTTCCAATTTGAACACATTGGCCTTCAATACCAACCGGGTCAACCAAAGTGGCACTACGCCAAGGAATTGGATGTGCCTAAATTGAAGGAAATTTTCACCAAGTGGCAGACGGAATTAGGAGAAGAGGAAGGCTGGAATTCCCTCTTTTGGAACAACCACGATTTGCCACGGATTGTGTCCACTTGGGGGGATGATGGGGACTATCGTGTCAAATCTGCCAAGGCTTTAGCGATTCTGCTTCACTTGATGAAGGGAACTCCTTATATCTATCAAGGGGAAGAAATCGGGATGACCAATTATCCATTTAAGAGCCTTGAGGACGTAGAAGATATCGAGTCGATCAACTATGCTCATGAAGCCTTAGAAAAAGGAGTTCCGCTCGAAGTGATCATGGATCAAATCCGCCATATTGGTCGGGACAATGCTCGGACACCGATGCAGTGGAATGATGAAGCAGAAGCTGGCTTTACGACAGGTCGTCCATGGCTTGCGGTCAACCCAAACCACAAAGAGATCAATGTGGAGGCTGCCCTAGCAGATCCAGACTCTATTTTCTATACCTACCAAGCCCTCATTGCTTTGAGAAAAGAACACCCTTGGCTTGTGACTGCTGATTATGAATTGGTGGATGCAGCAGACAAGGTTTTTGCCTACAAGCGGGTAGAAGGAGAGCAAGCCTATTTGGTGGTTGTCAATCTCTCCAGTCAAGAGCAAGACTTACCGCTTGTTAATGGGGTTGAAGAGGTTCTCATTGCCAATACCAAGGTAGAACAAGTCCTCGAATCAGGCAAGTTGGCCCCTTGGGATGCCTTCTGTGTTAAATTAGCCTAA
- the metF gene encoding methylenetetrahydrofolate reductase [NAD(P)H], translating to MSQHTPSLSFEVFPPNPEVGNAKLLRALENMQELAPHFISVTASNNKYNIKETTVALANYIQNELSIPTIAHLPAVYLSKEKVADTLHELDQVGVHRILALRGDIIPGVEPLKDFRYATDLIEFIKTEAPHFEVIGACYPEGHPDSPNQISDIQNLKKKVDAGCSSLVTQLFFDNERFYDFQDKCTLAGIDVPIHAGVMPILNRNQALRLLKTCENVHIPRKFKAILDKYEHDPESLRAAGLAYAVDQIVDLVTQDVAGVHLYTMNNEDVAYHVYQATKALFDHQPNFEVN from the coding sequence ATGTCACAACACACACCGTCTCTGTCATTTGAAGTTTTTCCTCCAAATCCTGAAGTAGGCAATGCCAAACTCTTACGTGCTTTGGAAAATATGCAGGAGCTAGCCCCTCACTTCATTAGTGTGACCGCTAGCAATAATAAATACAATATCAAAGAGACGACGGTTGCTTTAGCCAATTATATTCAAAATGAATTGTCTATTCCGACAATTGCTCACTTGCCAGCCGTTTATTTGAGCAAGGAAAAAGTGGCCGATACTCTTCATGAGTTAGATCAAGTAGGGGTTCATCGGATTTTGGCTCTGCGTGGGGATATTATCCCTGGTGTGGAACCTTTAAAAGACTTTCGTTATGCAACGGATCTGATTGAATTTATCAAAACAGAAGCGCCCCATTTTGAGGTGATTGGTGCCTGCTATCCTGAGGGACACCCAGATTCTCCAAACCAAATTTCAGATATTCAAAATCTTAAAAAGAAGGTAGATGCAGGATGCTCTAGTTTGGTCACTCAACTTTTCTTTGACAATGAGCGTTTCTATGATTTTCAAGATAAGTGTACCTTGGCTGGGATCGATGTTCCTATTCATGCAGGAGTGATGCCGATTCTCAATCGTAATCAGGCCCTTCGTCTCCTTAAGACTTGTGAAAATGTTCATATCCCACGGAAGTTTAAAGCCATTCTGGACAAGTATGAGCATGATCCTGAGTCACTCAGAGCAGCAGGACTTGCTTATGCAGTCGATCAAATCGTTGATTTGGTTACTCAAGATGTGGCAGGTGTCCATCTTTACACCATGAACAATGAAGATGTCGCTTACCACGTCTACCAAGCAACAAAGGCGTTATTTGATCATCAACCGAATTTTGAAGTGAATTAA